The nucleotide sequence AAGCAGATCGGCGTGCGCGACGAGGCGGCCCAGCTGGGCGGCGTGGGGCGCTGCGGCCGGCAGCTGTGCTGCGCCACCTGGCTGCGCGAGATCAAGCCCATCTCGCTGCAGCTGGCCAAGGACCAGAACCTGTCGCTGAACCCGCAGCAGATCTCCGGCACCTGCGGCCGGCTGATGTGCTGCCTCACGTACGAGCACGACGCCTACCTCCAGGCGCGCAAGCGCTTCCCGCGCGAGGGGCGGACCATCCGCACCACCGTGGGGGCGGAGCGCGTGGTGGGCATCGACATCTGGCGCTCGCTGGTGACGCTGCAGGACGAGAACCGCCAGCGCCGCACCATCGACCTGGCGCAGCTGAAGGAAGAGACGGTGGCGCAGCCCGCCGCGGCGGCGCCCGCGACCCACGACAAACCGCAGCTCCCCACCCCGGCCGAGACGCAGCGCCCCGTGCGCCGCCCGCGCCGCGGCCCGGAGCGGAGGCCCGATTGACCCAGCGCCGGTTCTACCTCACCACCGCCATCGACTACGCCAACGGCGACCCGCACCAGGGCCACGCGTACGAGAAGATCGGCGCCGACGCCATCGCGCGGTACCACCGGCTGCTGGGCGAGGAGGTGCGGTTCTGCATGGGGATGGACGAGCACGGCCAGAAGGTGCAGCAGGCGGCCGCGGCGAACGGCGTCACCCCGCAGGAGCAGGTGGACCGCATCGCCGGGCACTTCGAGGCCATGTGGCGGCGGCTGAACATCTCCAACGACCGCTGGGTGCGCACCACGCAGCCGCACCACAAGCGCGGCGTGAAGGCGCTCATCGAGCGCATCCACCAGCGCAGCCCGGACGACTTCTACGAGAAGACGTACGAGGGCTGGTACTGCGTGGGCTGCGAGCTGTTCAAGCGCGAGGGCGAGATCGTGGACGGCCGCTGCGTCCTCCACCCCACGCGCGAGCTGCAGTGGACGGAGGAGCGCAACTGGTTCTTCCGTCTCACGAAGTACCAGGACTTCCTGCGCGCCCACTTCGAGGCCCACCCGGACTTCGTGCTCCCGGACTCGCGCCGCAACGAGCTGCTGGCGCTCATCGACGGCGGGCTGGAGGACATCTCCATCACCCGCGCCCGCCTCAACTGGGCGATCCCCTTCCCCGTCGCGTCGGCCAACGGCGAGACGCAGGGGACGTGGGTGTGGTTCGACG is from Longimicrobiaceae bacterium and encodes:
- the ricT gene encoding regulatory iron-sulfur-containing complex subunit RicT, with protein sequence KQIGVRDEAAQLGGVGRCGRQLCCATWLREIKPISLQLAKDQNLSLNPQQISGTCGRLMCCLTYEHDAYLQARKRFPREGRTIRTTVGAERVVGIDIWRSLVTLQDENRQRRTIDLAQLKEETVAQPAAAAPATHDKPQLPTPAETQRPVRRPRRGPERRPD